In Stenotrophomonas sp. ASS1, the following proteins share a genomic window:
- a CDS encoding TSUP family transporter gives MLELVPPELWWLVVIAFIAGLVDAAVGGGGLVQLPGLFTVLPQQTPAMLFGTNKFSSMFGTGAAAWRYARNVRFPWKPVLFAAGTAFIFSFAGATAVSLLPKDAVRPLVLVLLIAMLAYTLWKKDFGALHRPQEIGRRELTIALAIGAAIGFYDGFFGPGTGSFLIFLFVRFFGLDFLRASAASKVVNLATNVAAISFFVPTGNILWLFALPMAAANIIGSVVGTRLALKGGTPFIRKLFVGLVVVLIARMAWDTLRGA, from the coding sequence GTGCTGGAACTGGTTCCCCCTGAGTTGTGGTGGCTGGTGGTGATCGCCTTCATCGCCGGTCTTGTGGATGCCGCCGTGGGTGGCGGTGGCCTGGTTCAGCTGCCCGGCCTGTTCACGGTGCTGCCGCAGCAGACGCCGGCGATGCTGTTCGGTACCAACAAGTTCAGTTCGATGTTCGGCACCGGTGCGGCTGCCTGGCGCTATGCGCGCAACGTGCGCTTCCCGTGGAAGCCGGTGCTGTTCGCGGCCGGCACCGCCTTCATCTTCTCCTTCGCCGGGGCCACCGCGGTGAGCCTGCTGCCCAAGGACGCGGTGCGCCCACTGGTGCTGGTGCTGCTGATCGCGATGTTGGCCTACACGTTGTGGAAAAAGGACTTCGGCGCGCTGCACCGGCCGCAGGAGATCGGCCGCCGCGAGCTGACCATCGCACTGGCCATTGGTGCGGCGATCGGCTTCTACGATGGTTTCTTCGGGCCGGGCACCGGCAGCTTCCTGATCTTCCTGTTCGTGCGCTTCTTCGGCCTGGATTTCCTGCGCGCGTCGGCGGCATCGAAGGTGGTGAACCTGGCGACCAATGTGGCGGCGATCTCGTTCTTCGTGCCGACCGGCAACATCCTGTGGCTGTTCGCGCTGCCGATGGCGGCGGCCAACATCATCGGTTCGGTGGTGGGCACGCGGTTGGCGCTGAAGGGCGGCACGCCGTTCATCCGCAAGCTGTTCGTGGGGCTGGTGGTGGTGCTGATCGCGCGGATGGCGTGGGATACGTTGCGCGGAGCGTGA